Proteins from a genomic interval of Rosa chinensis cultivar Old Blush chromosome 2, RchiOBHm-V2, whole genome shotgun sequence:
- the LOC112187311 gene encoding protein SLOW GREEN 1, chloroplastic, whose translation MGSLSGFSLQPKTVLPNTKIVTHNLCYNPLKPQFLNPHHIQKPPFPLFKIISSHSNTPSHSCKLSNVYSALQPQKKLSTFLVEKVVGLVIGTVFFVGCFNIRAAVALPAQTSSSSESLEEKRETQKGKSEEEEMNERILEEDPRNVEALKVVVYGKMRRGKTKEAVKYVEKLIDVEPDEVEWRLLLALCYEIMGELGTAKKLFKEILEKRPLLLRALHGLALVMHKKREGPAVFVMLDKALEIARREKRVIEERNIRILIAQMHVVKGQLEEGLNKFQDLVNDDPRDFRPYLCQGIIYSLLKKKKEAAEQFELYRALVPEEVSQKGFLDDVVLAAKTKPGEQLQREFDAEFSSQKGNATEDV comes from the exons ATGGGTTCCTTGAGTGGTTTCTCTCTGCAACCCAAAACAGTGTTACCCAACACCAAAATTGTTACCCATAATCTCTGCTACAATCCACTCAAACCCCAATTCCTCAATCCTCACCATATTCAAAAGCCACCTTTTCCCCTATTCAAAATCATCTCTTCTCACTCAAACACTCCCAGCCACTCCTGTAAACTCTCAAATGTGTACTCTGCTCTCCAACCCCAGAAAAAGTTATCAACTTTTTTGGTGGAAAAAGTAGTGGGTTTGGTTATAGGGACAGTTTTCTTTGTTGGGTGTTTCAATATCAGAGCAGCTGTGGCACTACCAGCTCAAACAAGCAGTTCCAGTGAAAGTttggaggagaagagagagacccAGAAGGGGAAaagtgaggaagaagaaatgaATGAGAGGATTTTGGAGGAGGACCCAAGAAATGTTGAGGCTTTGAAGGTGGTTGTGTACGGGAAAATGAGGAGAGGGAAGACAAAGGAGGCTGTCAAGTATGTGGAGAAGTTGATTGATGTCGAACCGGATGAAGTCGAATGGAGGCTGTTGCTGGCTCTTTGTTATGAGATCATGGGGGAATTGGGTACTGCTAAGAAGTTGTTTAAGGAAATATTGGAGAAGAGGCCTCTTTTGCTCAGAGCTTTGCAT GGTCTAGCACTGGTTATGCACAAAAAGCGTGAAGGTCCAGctgtttttgtgatgcttgacAAGGCTTTAGAAATTGCACGTCGGGAAAAAAGAGTGATTGAGGAGAGAAATATAAGAATTCTGATCGCACAGATGCACGTTGTAAAG GGACAATTGGAAGAAGGCTTGAATAAATTTCAGGATCTTGTCAATGATGATCCCCGAGATTTTCGACCTTATCTTTGCCAG GGAATTATCTACAGTCtactgaagaaaaagaaggaagctGCAGAACAGTTTGAATTATATAGGGCTCTTGTGCCCGAAGAAGTTTCTCAGAAGGGATTTCTTGACGATGTTGTGTTGGCAGCCAAAACGAAACCTGGGGAACAGCTTCAGAGGGAGTTTGATGCTGAGTTTTCAAGCCAGAA AGGAAACGCCACTGAAGACGTGTAG